The sequence GAATGGAAGTTTATAATGTGGAATATTAGGGAAAGGAGGCCATGgtcttaaatatttaatacactAATAGCAAATTTGAATACTTATAGAGCTGTTTTAGCTTGAAAATATTCAGTTAAGAACCCTTTTAGTTTAACAATCTGCAACAAAATGTCCTCGTATCTgttactaaaatattatatggATTAAGAAACAAcagagaaaataaacaaatctGTAACAGCAACAAGGTCAACAACGCTGCCAATACTTCAAAACAATCCTAATACGACAAACATGCAACAAAAGGCGAATTCTTTTCTTGGATCATCATAATTCATAGGCGTAAACATACTGGTCTACAGTTTGCAAATTACAATCAACAGCCCTCCTAAGCTTCCTATCAACCATTATGTTAAACAAGATTAAAAAGTCAAGCTTTCTACTAAACCATTAACAGAAGAATGCATATTACACATACGCACATATTGATTTCACTAGTGTATCCCGTACACAAGCCAGAAATCACAGTTCTAAAAGGAAGGCAGACAGAGTTATCATTAATTACAAGAACTGACTTCATATGGAAAATATTTCATCTATTTCAGAAGACAAGGCAACAAAGAAAATGTAGCTAAATATCCGGAGTTGAAATTGGTCCCAGATTTCACTAGTGTATCCCGTACACAAGCCGGAAATCACAGTTCTAAAAGGAAGGCAGACAGAGTTATCATTAATTACAAGAACTGACTTCATATGGAAAATATTTCATCCATTTCAGAAGACAAGGCAACAAAGAAAATGTAGCTAAATATCCGGAGTTGAAATTGGTCCCAGATAATCCCCTTCCAAACTGACCAATGCCTGAAATTCCCTTTCTGCTTCCATCCACTTTGTACCTATCACCGAGAAGCGGACCGTGACATCTTTTCCAATCTTTGACATTTTGTCATTCATGAAGCATGCGTTTTCGCCAGGAACATATCGGTAATCAGGCATCTTCAAATTTGAGAGATAGACATTCTCAATTGGACCACATCTCATGAAAACTCCATGCTTCAGAACCTTGTGGACAACACCCTCTAATATCTCACCCTTGAAAAACTTGAAGGTGATGGCATTAAAAACCACAGGGAAGAGCACATCCCCAGTATGTTGTCTGACCTTTCCTTCCCCTATTTTCTCCAGTGTGGTCACTGCAAGAAAGTATCCCAGATCTTTGGTGGCCTTCTTCACAGCAAAGTCACTCAGAAGGCGGACAATGATTGCCCTATGAAGCATCAGACCTTCCGGTTGCAGATTTTCAGCAGCGATGATGACATTCCAGTGCAGCTGGACTTTGAGAAACATTGTTTGTTTCTTCCTGGTACTTCtgccataaaataaaatgatattagaGTGCCATTATATATATCTAATTCAAAAGCACAAGTATTCTTCAAATTAAAAGTCTGCAGTACATGCTAATTAAACTGATGGATATCAAAATTTTGATCCTCGGAGAGTAATGTCAGAAAATCACCAAAATCATTATTGTACTAGGAGATCAGAGTTATGACACTAACAACCAttcatatacaaataaaaatgtaagCTTTTCTAGTTTATAACTTCTAAAATAAAGACACACATGTTCCAAATTACTACATGATATGTGTGGCTAGACACAACATTTTATAATTGATGTCCTTTAAATTCTACCATACGAATTTTATCCAGCAAGGTGCAAAA comes from Glycine soja cultivar W05 chromosome 20, ASM419377v2, whole genome shotgun sequence and encodes:
- the LOC114401168 gene encoding DNA-directed RNA polymerase V subunit 7-like isoform X2 — its product is MIKIGSVGVAVWVDLSLLAKSTRKKQTMFLKVQLHWNVIIAAENLQPEGLMLHRAIIVRLLSDFAVKKATKDLGYFLAVTTLEKIGEGKVRQHTGDVLFPVVFNAITFKFFKGEILEGVVHKVLKHGVFMRCGPIENVYLSNLKMPDYRYVPGENACFMNDKMSKIGKDVTVRFSVIGTKWMEAEREFQALVSLEGDYLGPISTPDI
- the LOC114401168 gene encoding DNA-directed RNA polymerase V subunit 7-like isoform X1, yielding MFLKVQLHWNVIIAAENLQPEGLMLHRAIIVRLLSDFAVKKATKDLGYFLAVTTLEKIGEGKVRQHTGDVLFPVVFNAITFKFFKGEILEGVVHKVLKHGVFMRCGPIENVYLSNLKMPDYRYVPGENACFMNDKMSKIGKDVTVRFSVIGTKWMEAEREFQALVSLEGDYLGPISTPDI
- the LOC114401168 gene encoding DNA-directed RNA polymerase V subunit 7-like isoform X3; this translates as MIKIGSVGVAVSTRKKQTMFLKVQLHWNVIIAAENLQPEGLMLHRAIIVRLLSDFAVKKATKDLGYFLAVTTLEKIGEGKVRQHTGDVLFPVVFNAITFKFFKGEILEGVVHKVLKHGVFMRCGPIENVYLSNLKMPDYRYVPGENACFMNDKMSKIGKDVTVRFSVIGTKWMEAEREFQALVSLEGDYLGPISTPDI